A part of Nilaparvata lugens isolate BPH unplaced genomic scaffold, ASM1435652v1 scaffold5686, whole genome shotgun sequence genomic DNA contains:
- the LOC120356065 gene encoding uncharacterized protein LOC120356065, with protein sequence MTLLQQEEDEILPEEHFLTVINRYAPKPWTPLRELMEGTPYPIEDVREVCNQHGRRVVLKIRLSGQRTTDVYIPERFTQILTSKDIQNFKSKCKSLLLFVKHINQYMTDINIVKMHKI encoded by the exons ATGACGCTGTTACAGCAGGAGGAGGATGAAATTCTCCCCGAGGAGCACTTCCTCACTGTCATCAATAGGTATGCTCCGAAACCCTGGACTCCTCTAAGAGAGTTGATGGAGGGTACGCCTTACCCTATTGAGGACGTGAGGGAGGTCTGCAATCAACATGGACGTCGCGTGGTGCTCAAGATCCGGCTGTCAGGTCAGAGAACAACAGATGTTTACATACCTGAACGTTTCACGCAGATCTTGACCTCCAAAGAcatccaaaattttaaaagtaaatgcaa atcattgttactgtttgTGAAACATATTAATCAGTACATGACTGACATAAACATtgttaaaatgcataaaatttaa